The Streptomyces sp. NBC_00435 nucleotide sequence GTGCTCGACCTCGCGAACGGTCATCGTGAACTCTCCTTGTTTCGGGGCGTGGTGGTGCGAACGGATGACGCGGGACGCGTCAGAAGTTGCCGAGGCCGCCGCAGACGTTGAGGGCCTGCGCGGTGATGGAGGCGGCGGTGTCGGTGGCGAGGTAGCCGACCAGGCCCGCGACCTCCTCGGGCGTGGAGTAGCGCCCGAGCGGGATCTTGGACTGGAACTTCTCGAGGATCGCGTCCTCGGAGGTGTCGTAGGCGGCGGCGTAGCCCTGGCGGACGCGCTGGGCCATGGGCGTCTCGACGTAGCCGGGGCAGACCGCGTTCACGGTGATGCCGGTGGGCGCCAGTTCGTTGCCCAGTGCCTTGGTGAAGCCGACCACGCCGTGCTTGGACGCCGAGTACGGGGCGCCGAGGACCACACCCTGCTTGCCCGCCGTGGAGGCGATGTTGATGATGCGGCCCCAGCCGCGCTCGCGTACGCCGCCCTGGCGCAGCACCGCGCGGGTCAGGAGGAAGACGGAGGTGAGGTTGGTGGCCAGGACGTCGTCCCACAGCTCGTCGTCGAGGTCCGCGGTGACACCGCCGCCGGACCGGCCCGCGTTGTTGACCAGGACGTCGACCCGGCCGAACCGCTCCACGGCCGCGTCCACGAGGGCCTTGACGCTCTCGGCGCTGCGGACGTCGGCGGTCGTGCCGTCCGCGTCGAAGCCCTCCTCGCGCAGCTGCTTCACCGTGAGCTCCACGCTCTCGGCGCTGCGCGCGCAGATGAAGACGCTCAGGCCGGCGCCGCCCAGGGCGCGGGCGGACGCGAGACCGATACCGCTGGTCGCCCCGGTGATCAGCGCGACCTTCTGCTCCTTGCCCGTCATGTCCGGCGCTCCTCTCGATGTGCTCTTGGCTGTGCTGGTCGAGGGGCTTCTCGTTGAAAACCCTTTCGGAGCATCGGCGTTCGGTCTCGAACGCCGATCGAGGGGCGCTGGACGGGTACGGACCGGAACCGGGCGGGGAAGCGACGGGGCGAGGGACGCGAAGGGGCGTACGGGGATCGACCGGCAGTCGAGAGGAGCGCGAGGCGCGGGGCCCACGATCCGTGGAAGACAAGCGAGTCCGGCAACGGTGCCGGCTCCGCACACCACCGGGCAGAAGGGACCACCATGACCGTGACGGACGAGGCGACCGCCGCCGGCCTCGGGGCGCTCCACCTCGAGGTCCAGCAGTTCTACGCGCGGCAGATGCAGCTGCTCGACGACGGCCGGGTGGAGGAATGGGCACTGACCTTCACCGAGGACGGGGTCTTCGCGGCCAACGCGCACCCCGAGCCGGCCACGGGCCGGGCCTCGATCACCTCGGCGGCCGCCAAGGCCACCGAGGAGTTCGCGGCGAAGGGCGTGAAGCGCCGGCACTGGCTCGGCATGCTCACCGTCGACCCGACCGGGCCCACGACGGCCGTCGCCCGCTGCTACGCCCTGGTCATCGAGACCCCGAAGGGCGGCCAGTCCGCGATCCGCGTGAGCACGCTGTG carries:
- a CDS encoding nuclear transport factor 2 family protein, whose amino-acid sequence is MTVTDEATAAGLGALHLEVQQFYARQMQLLDDGRVEEWALTFTEDGVFAANAHPEPATGRASITSAAAKATEEFAAKGVKRRHWLGMLTVDPTGPTTAVARCYALVIETPKGGQSAIRVSTLCEDRLVREGSDWLVEYRYVTRDDLV
- a CDS encoding SDR family NAD(P)-dependent oxidoreductase translates to MTGKEQKVALITGATSGIGLASARALGGAGLSVFICARSAESVELTVKQLREEGFDADGTTADVRSAESVKALVDAAVERFGRVDVLVNNAGRSGGGVTADLDDELWDDVLATNLTSVFLLTRAVLRQGGVRERGWGRIINIASTAGKQGVVLGAPYSASKHGVVGFTKALGNELAPTGITVNAVCPGYVETPMAQRVRQGYAAAYDTSEDAILEKFQSKIPLGRYSTPEEVAGLVGYLATDTAASITAQALNVCGGLGNF